The following coding sequences lie in one Alosa alosa isolate M-15738 ecotype Scorff River chromosome 21, AALO_Geno_1.1, whole genome shotgun sequence genomic window:
- the LOC125286074 gene encoding protocadherin beta-16-like: protein MRPLWTVKAPSVWAGFVLFVCIILHGCKGDVRYSIPEEMQRGSVVGKITQDLGIDTKSLSARKPRLDFEGSKRYCEFNSWTGELTVNERMDREVMCGQRPSCAVHFDLFLENPLEFHRITLDTQDINDNSPKFRNDVINLEIQESVGKGARFSIDEAHDADTGVNSVQGYTLSNNEHFSLAVHSSTDRGKYSEIVLENELDREKQDHLSLTLSAYDGGSPKRSGSVIINVKVLDANDNVPVFTQPVYEVSLFENSPLGTIVFQVSASDADEGANGEVTYEFSYISINAENLFSIDPTTGVITVKGTIDFEESSSFELRVKAKDGAGQSASCKVVVEVEDLNDNPPLIVMKSLLSPVPENIPSGTEIGLIYVQDKDSRANGKIKCSIDQHAPLQLVPSVKNHFSLVTTTELDREAQPEYNITLTATDDGSPPLFSSKTFSLSLGDVNDNSPVFEKQYYHANILENNKPGSSLCSVLAKDPDWRQNGTVFYSLVPGEVNSHSVSSFISINGDTGVIHAVRPFDYEQFKSFKVTVVARDNGSPALSSNVTVNIFITDDNDNSPQILYPTLERNSLMTELVPKAAQAGSLVSKVIAVDADSGQNAWLSFSIVKSTDPGLFVIGEHSGEIRTQRDISVTDGMKQNLVVSVRDNGQPPLSATCAVYLVISDNLAEVPEFKDMSLEGNYTKLTFYLIIALVSVSTFFLTFIIITLAMRFCNRRKPRLLFDGPVAIPSTYLPPNYADVDGTGTLRSCYSYDAYLTTGSRTSDFKFVNSYNEGTLPADLTLNESPPAFNHHNTPGNVAELSSPVS from the coding sequence ATGAGACCTCTGTGGACTGTGAAGGCTCCGTCAGTGTGGGCAGGCTTTGTCCTCTTCGTCTGCATTATCCTCCATGGTTGTAAAGGCGATGTTCGATATTCCATTCCGGAGGAAATGCAACGCGGCTCCGTAGTCGGGAAGATTACACAAGATTTGGGAATTGACACAAAATCGCTTTCTGCTCGTAAACCGAGACTGGATTTCGAAGGTAGCAAACGCTATTGCGAGTTTAACTCGTGGACTGGAGAGCTGACTGTGAACGAAAGAATGGACCGAGAGGTGATGTGTGGCCAGAGACCGTCATGTGCGGTGCATTTTGATTTATTTCTCGAAAACCCATTAGAATTCCATCGGATAACACTGGACACACAGGATATCAATGACAACTCCCCAAAGTTCCGGAACGATGTGATTAATTTGGAGATACAGGAGTCGGTCGGCAAAGGAGCACGGTTTTCTATAGACGAGGCACATGACGCAGACACTGGGGTGAATTCTGTGCAGGGCTACACTCTCTCGAACAATGAACATTTCTCACTCGCTGTTCATAGCAGCACAGATCGAGGCAAGTACAGTGAAATTGTTCTTGAGAATGAGCTAGATCGAGAAAAACAGGACCACCTTTCTTTAACTCTATCCGCTTATGATGGAGGATCTCCCAAGAGGAGTGGTTCTGTGATTATAAATGTAAAAGTGCTCGATGCGAATGACAACGTCCCTGTGTTTACGCAGCCTGTGTATGAGGTGAGTCTTTTTGAAAACTCCCCTTTAGGTACCATTGTCTTTCAAGTTAGCGCCAGCGATGCAGACGAAGGAGCAAACGGAGAAGTAACTTATGAATTTAGCTATATTTCAATCAATGCTGAAAATCTATTCAGCATAGACCCGACAACAGGGGTTATTACAGTGAAAGGCACAATAGATTTCGAAGAATCATCTTCATTCGAGCTTCGTGTGAAAGCTAAAGATGGTGCAGGCCAGTCTGCGTCATGTAAAGTTGTTGTAGAAGTTGAAGATCTGAACGACAATCCTCCACTAATTGTTATGAAATCATTACTTTCCCCGGTACCTGAGAATATACCTTCCGGCACCGAAATTGGCTTAATTTATGTGCAAGATAAAGACTCTAGAGCCAATGGCAAGATTAAGTGCTCCATTGACCAACATGCACCCCTACAGTTAGTTCCATCTGTCAAAAATCATTTTTCTCTAGTGACAACAACCGAGTTGGATCGTGAAGCTCAGCCAGAATATAATATTACTCTAACTGCAACAGATGATggctctcctccactcttctcgTCCAAAACTTTTTCGTTATCATTAGGCGATGTAAATGATAACTCCCCTGTATTCGAGAAACAATATTACCATGCCAACATACTCGAAAACAACAAACCCGGTTCATCCTTGTGTTCTGTGCTGGCTAAAGACCCGGACTGGAGACAAAATGGCACCGTGTTTTATTCTCTGGTACCTGGCGAGGTCAATAGCCACTCAGTCTCTTCTTTTATCTCTATCAATGGTGACACTGGTGTTATTCATGCAGTAAGACCATTCGACTACGAGCAGTTTAAGAGCTTTAAAGTTACTGTCGTAGCAAGAGACAACGGGTCCCCTGCACTTAGCAGCAACGTCACCGTGAACATCTTCATTACAGACGACAATGACAACTCCCCACAAATACTATACCCAACCCTCGAAAGAAACTCTCTCATGACTGAACTGGTACCAAAAGCTGCCCAAGCAGGCTCGCTGGTGTCTAAAGTAATAGCGGTCGACGCTGACTCTGGGCAAAATGCGTGGCTGTCATTCAGCATTGTCAAATCGACTGACCCTGGACTGTTTGTTATTGGTGAGCACAGCGGCGAGATTAGGACGCAGAGGGACATCTCTGTCACTGATGGCATGAAACAAAACCTtgttgtgtctgtgagagacaATGGACAACCACCTCTTTCTGCTACATGTGCTGTTTATTTAGTCATATCAGATAACTTGGCCGAAGTTCCAGAGTTTAAAGACATGTCTTTAGAGGGAAATTACACCAAACTCACTTTTTACTTGATTATAGCTTTAGTGTCAGTGAGCACCTTCTTCCtcaccttcatcatcatcactctggCTATGAGATTCTGTAACAGAAGAAAACCAAGGCTGTTATTTGACGGGCCTGTAGCCATTCCAAGTACCTATCTTCCTCCAAATTACGCAGACGTGGACGGCACCGGAACTCTGCGCAGCTGTTACAGTTATGACGCTTATCTCACCACGGGATCTCGCACCAGTGACTTTAAATTTGTCAACTCTTACAATGAAGGAACACTACCTGCTGACTTGACATTGAACGAGTCTCCACCTGCCTTTAACCACCACAATACACCTGGAAATGTAGCTGAACTTTCTTCTCCGGTaagctaa